Proteins co-encoded in one Acidimicrobiia bacterium genomic window:
- a CDS encoding histidine phosphatase family protein yields the protein MIAFVRHGETATNRAGRLLGRADPPLTETGRAQASALGTGFAAGSPPIAVLTSPLRRAVETATAIAEPFGLEIEHDERLIEIDYGEWDERGFDDVPADEMRRWRADPSFAPPGGESLTSVLARAGTCAEALLERAGDGLVVAVSHVSPIKAAVAWALGVGPEIAWRMRLDLASITRIGPGPSILSFNETRFARD from the coding sequence GTGATCGCGTTCGTACGCCACGGCGAGACGGCCACGAATCGCGCCGGTCGTCTTCTCGGGCGGGCTGACCCTCCGCTCACCGAGACTGGTCGCGCCCAGGCGTCCGCGCTCGGGACTGGCTTCGCTGCTGGGTCGCCGCCGATTGCGGTGCTCACGAGCCCGCTTCGTCGCGCCGTCGAGACCGCCACGGCCATCGCCGAACCCTTCGGCCTCGAGATCGAGCATGACGAGCGACTCATCGAGATCGACTACGGCGAGTGGGACGAGCGGGGCTTCGACGATGTGCCCGCAGACGAGATGCGCAGGTGGCGCGCCGACCCGTCGTTCGCGCCGCCGGGTGGTGAGAGCCTGACCTCGGTGCTGGCGCGCGCGGGAACGTGCGCCGAAGCGCTGCTGGAACGCGCGGGCGACGGCCTGGTCGTCGCGGTGAGTCACGTGTCACCCATCAAAGCCGCGGTGGCATGGGCACTCGGCGTCGGCCCGGAGATCGCATGGCGAATGCGGCTCGACCTGGCCTCTATCACGCGCATCGGCCCCGGTCCGAGCATCCTCTCCTTCAACGAGACCAGATTTGCGCGCGACTGA
- the wecB gene encoding UDP-N-acetylglucosamine 2-epimerase (non-hydrolyzing) — MRVRALCVLGTRPEAIKLGPVVRALQQRHEESDDIEVRVCATAQHRELLDEGLRPFGIVPDHDLDVMRPDQHPASVAAAVLERLPAVLMADEPTWVVVQGDTVSAAAAALAAFYCGVRVAHVEAGLRTTHKWRPYPEELSRRVITTVADLHFAPTERARGALLHENVNDADIVVTGNPVVDAVRFVLEHHQRPERSTAAGHRQVLVTMHRRESFGDPLQRMCEAVRTIAESGGDDVAVLLPVHPNPIVGDTVRRVLAAVPNVTLVDPLDYVSMVHALAASDLVLTDSGGVQEEACALGIPTLVLREETERLEGVESGSLELVGTDTALIVERAIAKLAAAPTTGQLAAETPFGDGNASTRIVDALISRAQIWSR; from the coding sequence GTGCGGGTTCGAGCGCTGTGTGTGCTGGGCACGCGACCCGAAGCGATCAAGCTCGGACCCGTCGTGCGGGCGCTCCAACAACGTCACGAGGAGAGCGACGACATCGAAGTGCGCGTCTGCGCTACCGCGCAGCACCGCGAACTGTTGGACGAAGGGCTCCGACCATTCGGCATCGTGCCCGATCATGATCTCGACGTCATGCGCCCAGACCAGCACCCGGCGAGCGTCGCCGCAGCTGTGCTCGAACGCCTCCCTGCCGTGCTCATGGCCGATGAGCCCACTTGGGTCGTGGTGCAGGGCGACACGGTGAGCGCAGCGGCGGCGGCGCTCGCCGCGTTCTACTGCGGGGTGAGGGTTGCCCACGTCGAAGCCGGGCTGCGCACCACCCACAAGTGGCGACCGTATCCCGAGGAGCTCAGCCGACGCGTCATCACGACGGTCGCCGATCTGCACTTCGCGCCCACGGAACGAGCACGCGGCGCATTGCTCCATGAGAACGTGAACGACGCCGACATCGTCGTGACAGGGAATCCGGTTGTCGACGCGGTGCGTTTCGTGCTCGAGCACCACCAACGACCTGAGCGGAGCACCGCCGCCGGTCACCGACAGGTGCTGGTGACGATGCACCGGCGCGAGAGCTTCGGCGATCCCTTGCAGCGAATGTGCGAAGCGGTGCGCACGATCGCTGAATCGGGAGGCGACGACGTCGCCGTACTGCTGCCCGTCCACCCGAACCCAATCGTTGGCGACACGGTTCGTCGTGTGCTCGCCGCCGTTCCGAACGTGACGCTCGTTGACCCACTCGACTATGTATCGATGGTGCACGCTTTGGCTGCGAGCGATCTCGTGCTCACCGACTCGGGCGGTGTCCAGGAAGAGGCGTGCGCGCTCGGCATCCCCACGTTGGTGCTGCGGGAGGAGACCGAGCGTCTCGAAGGCGTGGAGTCCGGAAGTCTCGAGCTGGTCGGCACCGACACCGCGTTGATCGTCGAGCGCGCGATCGCGAAGCTCGCCGCCGCGCCAACCACGGGTCAGCTCGCGGCGGAGACGCCGTTCGGCGACGGCAATGCCTCGACGCGAATCGTCGACGCGCTCATCAGTCGCGCGCAAATCTGGTCTCGTTGA
- a CDS encoding glycosyltransferase — protein sequence MLVAPALDARSDDVDRRSRTLDFVRRVDDLLPDVEKVVASFNPADALADTPARVIAATDKGSLIAAAFAADAVIIGPMCFTNESIDNSGDGDLVGEDASGVAFAAGLACVAAIVDRPLWVLGASIGDVSAEPSRGLARAVFELATVVSVVDDASRSAVEALGARADTVHIGEPKHLALAPESNATTPRSPETLALVGRLSPSVHRQLWLRHQELEHELARRGRAIRDRDGVIRRREDDIAALRVEAARKEAELEARGLAAIETELTEIKGSRAWRAVDRYRLLRARVRAFRAIRRRLTEPARPPTPLQSASPLRTHRAAKHDVVCLSIIDWDSRWQRPQQIASKFADNGHRVFYVRMSGFLPPGERAYELAELREKVWGVTVTTRMHPRVYEQPIDPTIASAVADSLAALRSEHDISLAVALVQIPTWRPVAALVRQRFGWNVVYDCMDEWSGFPGISESVIDEETSLAASADIVVVSGKRLLEKWAAAGPPVVLARNATDFDRFASDPGPSELDDVDGPVIGYFGAISEWLDLGLVAWAARERPAYTFVLVGAPEIDVRAVKKLPNVRLLGQRPYEEIPAHLARFDVCIIPFLVNDITAATDPVKFYEYLSGGKPVVSTWMPELEAYAEHVSLARNRDQFLSFIDAAVTEDDVAKRDGRIDVARANDWQARYEVIESAIAEVLGMLSIVVVTYGNFELNRQCIESVLVNTTHPSFELIVVDNASGDATPEYLRQCAVNDDRVRVVINDDNVGFAAGVNQGLALARGDVIVILNNDTVVPSGWQAPLLRHLEDTDVGLVVASTNSSGNESRIPVSYTDLDEMEEFAVQRRRAHDGRSFDIRVAAMYCVALRRDVFEGVGPLDERFGVGWFEDDDYSHRTRLAGYRVICAEDAFVHHVGQAAFQLLPSGDLEALWDANQQRFEEKWATRWEPHTLRPELADVQPERHPPD from the coding sequence GTGCTCGTCGCACCCGCACTCGACGCCCGCTCCGACGATGTCGATCGGCGCAGCCGAACACTCGACTTCGTACGACGCGTCGACGACTTGCTGCCCGATGTCGAGAAAGTCGTGGCGTCGTTCAATCCAGCTGACGCGCTCGCCGACACCCCAGCGCGCGTGATTGCCGCGACCGACAAAGGCTCACTGATCGCCGCTGCCTTCGCAGCCGATGCGGTGATCATCGGCCCGATGTGCTTCACGAACGAGTCGATCGACAACTCTGGCGACGGCGACCTAGTCGGTGAGGATGCGTCGGGCGTGGCGTTTGCGGCCGGGCTCGCATGCGTTGCCGCGATCGTGGACCGCCCGCTCTGGGTTCTCGGCGCATCGATCGGTGACGTGTCTGCGGAGCCAAGCCGTGGACTCGCGCGGGCCGTCTTCGAGCTGGCAACAGTCGTGAGCGTCGTCGACGACGCGTCGAGGTCAGCCGTCGAGGCGCTCGGAGCGAGAGCCGACACCGTGCACATCGGCGAGCCGAAGCACCTCGCATTGGCACCCGAGTCCAACGCGACGACGCCGCGGTCTCCCGAGACGCTCGCATTGGTCGGGCGGCTGAGTCCGAGCGTGCACCGCCAGCTGTGGCTCCGCCACCAGGAGCTCGAGCATGAGCTGGCGCGCCGCGGGCGGGCAATCCGTGACCGCGATGGGGTCATCCGCCGCCGCGAGGATGACATCGCGGCGCTCCGCGTCGAGGCCGCACGCAAGGAGGCCGAGCTCGAAGCTCGAGGCCTCGCGGCGATCGAGACCGAGCTCACGGAGATCAAGGGATCACGCGCGTGGCGGGCCGTGGACCGGTACCGGCTGCTGCGGGCCCGTGTACGCGCGTTCCGGGCCATACGGCGTCGGCTCACCGAGCCCGCACGACCGCCCACGCCACTTCAATCGGCTTCACCGCTGCGGACACATCGGGCTGCCAAGCATGATGTGGTCTGCCTCTCGATCATCGACTGGGACTCGCGCTGGCAGCGGCCCCAGCAGATCGCCTCGAAGTTCGCCGACAATGGCCACCGCGTCTTCTACGTGCGGATGTCGGGTTTCCTCCCGCCGGGGGAGCGCGCGTACGAGCTGGCTGAGCTGCGCGAGAAAGTGTGGGGCGTCACCGTCACCACCCGCATGCACCCGCGCGTGTACGAGCAGCCGATCGATCCGACGATCGCGAGCGCGGTGGCCGACTCGCTCGCCGCGCTCCGTTCCGAGCACGACATCTCGCTCGCGGTGGCACTTGTGCAGATCCCGACGTGGCGGCCGGTCGCGGCCCTCGTGCGCCAGCGATTCGGCTGGAACGTCGTGTACGACTGCATGGACGAGTGGAGCGGGTTCCCGGGCATCTCCGAATCGGTGATCGACGAAGAGACGAGCCTCGCGGCCTCCGCCGACATCGTGGTCGTGAGTGGCAAGCGGCTGCTCGAGAAATGGGCTGCCGCCGGACCACCGGTGGTGCTCGCCCGGAACGCGACCGACTTCGACCGCTTCGCCAGTGACCCCGGGCCGTCCGAGCTGGATGACGTCGATGGGCCCGTAATCGGATACTTCGGTGCCATCTCCGAGTGGCTTGACCTCGGACTGGTGGCCTGGGCCGCGCGTGAGCGACCGGCGTACACGTTCGTGCTCGTCGGCGCGCCTGAGATCGACGTGCGCGCGGTCAAGAAGCTCCCGAACGTGCGCCTGTTGGGTCAGCGCCCGTACGAGGAGATCCCCGCCCACCTCGCTCGCTTCGACGTGTGTATCATCCCGTTCCTCGTTAACGACATCACCGCAGCCACCGACCCGGTGAAGTTCTACGAGTACCTCAGTGGCGGGAAGCCGGTCGTGTCGACCTGGATGCCCGAGCTCGAGGCCTATGCAGAGCACGTCTCGCTGGCCCGGAATCGCGACCAGTTCCTCTCTTTTATAGACGCTGCCGTGACCGAAGACGATGTTGCCAAGCGCGACGGTCGCATCGACGTCGCTCGGGCCAACGACTGGCAGGCGCGCTACGAGGTCATCGAGAGCGCGATCGCAGAGGTACTGGGAATGCTCAGCATCGTCGTGGTCACGTACGGCAACTTCGAGCTCAATCGACAGTGCATCGAGAGCGTGCTCGTGAACACGACCCATCCGAGCTTCGAGCTGATCGTTGTCGACAACGCATCGGGCGACGCGACTCCCGAGTACCTCCGGCAATGCGCAGTCAACGACGACCGGGTTCGTGTCGTGATCAATGACGACAACGTGGGCTTCGCGGCCGGGGTGAACCAAGGACTCGCGCTCGCTCGCGGCGATGTAATCGTGATCCTCAACAACGACACCGTGGTGCCGAGTGGTTGGCAAGCACCTCTCTTGCGACATCTCGAGGACACAGACGTTGGTCTTGTCGTAGCGAGTACCAACTCCTCGGGCAACGAATCGAGGATCCCGGTGTCGTACACGGATCTCGATGAGATGGAGGAGTTCGCGGTGCAGCGTCGACGTGCGCATGACGGCCGATCCTTCGACATCCGCGTCGCGGCGATGTATTGCGTGGCCCTGCGCCGTGATGTGTTCGAGGGCGTCGGCCCCCTCGACGAGCGCTTCGGTGTCGGGTGGTTCGAGGACGACGATTACTCACACCGAACGCGGCTCGCCGGCTACCGGGTGATCTGCGCCGAAGATGCGTTCGTCCACCATGTCGGACAAGCTGCGTTCCAGCTGCTCCCGTCAGGTGATCTCGAAGCGCTCTGGGACGCCAACCAGCAGCGCTTCGAGGAGAAGTGGGCCACAAGATGGGAGCCCCACACGCTGCGGCCCGAGCTTGCCGACGTCCAGCCAGAGCGACACCCGCCCGACTGA